The genomic region ATTTAATTTTTCACttttaattcaaaagtttccatcttatacaatttaaccctttaattaatttgatttttcacttctaattcaaaagttttcatcttttgcaatttaaccactttgattttttttatttatgtgtGGTAATCTTGGCATTGATGGTTTTTCaaacaaaaaatggttatgcatatggttgttgtaaccttggcttttgggggtttttcaaaaaaatgatttttttacttttcacctaaaagtatttcataaattacttttaacccaaactatttgtttttttttacttttaacacaaaaatttttatcttttgcaatctatcatcacaacttttttttactttcagctttgatcctttatagtttttgttttccgcaaatttttctctttatgcttcgttctaaattttgtgacttaacacatcgcaacgtgcgtctttggtttaacgtttttaggTTTCGTTCTAAATCTTACGAGTCAATACGACGCAActtgcgtgtgtgggtgaacgtttttacatcgtctattttttcccatttgacaggttcaacataatgTGCGCAtcttaaatcgacttagttataactaaagaatccccgccgcattgcggcggatTGTAATTCTAGTTACTTgttaaatgtaaaaaaaaaaaaaaataaggctCCCACTATTTCTAAACACATGACATTCTTCTAGAAACAAAACTCTAACTGGCGACCTTCACTATAAAAAGTCACTAGATATCGCTAGGGCACGACTTATTCGATATAAAAAACGTGCGTAAAAGTAAGGATGGACCAAAtgacttaggggttgtttggtaacttctaaatggttaagtgctgaactagtatgaagtctgaatcattaagtgctgaaccagtaagagttctgaaccattaagagccagtataatgcttaaccattcagaggcaaatgtctgccaattcagattagagttcttaaccattcagactctgtataatacttaatcattcagaggcaaatgtctgaactatTTAGACATCTTCTCACGAAACAAACACTCTGAACCATTGGGTgatgaatcagtaagaggtctgaaccattaagagtctcattaagaggtaaacaaacagccgcttaccaaagaaaaagaaagtaaagtaaattgccaaaatggtccttgaggtttgggtGTGTTTGCTAGTTTCATCTAAAACAATTTTTTATACCATATTGCCCCTcacttttgtgattttttttgtcattttcatccaaacgtctatTTTTTTTTGCCAAATCATCCCTAtaatttaggattttttttttccattttcatcTAAATATTTGACATACAATATAAAGTAAATTAGAAATTTGaatgaaaataacaaaaaatctCAAAAGTAAATAGTAATATTGTATAAGAaaattgttttgaatgaaactCACACCCAAAATCTAGCCAAAATCTAATGGACAAGtttagggtgagaggggcactctccttgagtcccctctcttacgcacactCAATCAGGTTATGCCATTTCAACTCACTCTTAAATTCCCCTCACATCCTCAATTTGATGGCAGCACTTCCCTCACACAAttacttttttataaaaaaagtagaaaaatatgattggtggaaaaaGAGTAGACCCACATCAACAACCaatcaccccctctctctctcatctctctcctctctctcataCGGTAACTACACCCCGACCCACCTCGCCGAATTCGGAGCGGAGACTTCGCTCACCGCATGGGGTCACCGAGACTCCGAGAGTGCCCCGTATACCCTTAGCAATTTACTCTAGAAAGTAAGAAACCGTCGTATGATTCGATTACAATATAAAATTCAAATTGTCCGTTGGGTGTGTTCATTCACAGCAGGAGGATCAGTTCACAAAATCCTCCCGGACAAAACCTCCCCGACGACGACGTTTCCGGCCACCAAATCTtcgtaaaacaacaaaaacacCGTTTTAAAGTAGAAATAATTACATTTCTATTATTCTTATTCGCTTATTAATTAAAATGAACAATTCTTCTTCAACTGAAGTTCCTCTACAACCTTCAGTCGAACAACTGATCGCAAAAATCTGTACGGACAGATGTATACAACCGCCTGACCTTATGGCCCGGCGGTTACTCTCGAAGCTCACCGAAGCATCGGCGATCGAAATTCTGAATAAAATTTCCAGCTCGTGTAATATCCGTACTTTTTCCGGTTACATTGTTTTCATGGTGGAACGGGTGAATTCAGTCGACTGTGTTTTACCGCAGAAGCGTTCGCCTCCGGTTTCGATCACTAGTGGCAATCCTCAAAGTAAATTTTCTTTTATtgcgtttttgtttgtttgtttgttacaaTTTTTGGTGGTTTAGGGTTATTGTTTCTCATAATGTGTATTGAGTGTGAAAATACTAGCAATACTCAACTCGGATAAACTCGTCATGTTTCTACGAAGCTCGAGCTTGAGCTCGGTTCGAGTCTATTTATTTGAGCTTGAGCCACAACTTCAAACTAgttaaaagctcggctcgaactcgctTCATATTGCTTAAACGAGCCTAAGCTTGACTCACCAAtgctatcatcatcatcatcatcattattatatatatatatatatatataggataggagttggctagaaagtccaaatttcctaaaaagtgtaaaaagtcataaaacaccataatgtcaaccataaaacacaccaaaaacccacaaataatatgatgaagattactaaaacatcatgtatgtgggtttgttgttgtgttttagatgttaaggctctgattgtggaatgacaaatattattgtgttttatgttgtttagcattgtgtgttttatattcatagttctacgatggtgtgtttgaagtttttatggaccattagagtttgaatatggtgttttagtaacattcattctattatttatgagttttaggtgtgttttatgcccgaaattattgtgttttatgactttttacactttttaggaaaaacacactttccgtaggatcatATATATAACTAAAACTTTGTTTGggcttgtttaggctcgcgagcctaaacgagctctatttcaggctcgagctcgggttTGTTAAGGCTCGGCTCATTTGAGCTTTTAACCGAaccgatcacgagtagctctcgagccccTAGGCTTGTTTACGAGCCTAAACGGGCCCTATTTTAGGCTCGAGCTCAGGCTCAAGCTCGTTAacgctcggctcgttcgagcttttaaccgggccgatcacgagtagctctcgagcccctgggcttgtttacacccctaattGTCATGGAGTTTTTAATTAAATTATTGTTCTCCAAGTTGTTTACCTCTATATATAGGTTTATTTGTTTTTATGCATTGTAATTTTCCTCTTGATTAACATAGAGTATTTGGAAGGAGGAACATTTAGCTGCATATAGAATAAGAATACTTATCAATTATCATGGCACCTTGAGTTAATCAATGATGTTCCATCTTGATCTGAATTTGTATTTATGATACTGATTATTAGTTTTCATAGATGGTCCTTACCTTAACACTTACATCCGACATGTATAAAGAGCGAAATTCGATAGGAAGTAATATTAATGTTGAATCAGAAACAAATCGAGAAATCCTGAATAATTACTAAATCGTGTTCCTGTTTGAGGCGCAGAACATGGACACTTCATTTCTCCAAATTCAATGCAACACTCACCCGGTTCTAGTTCTGGTTCAAACCCGACTACCATTCCTGACAACTTCCCTATGTCTCCAAACGAAGGCTATGGTTCTTTTGTTTCAAAGAGAATGACATCCTTGCTAATTTCGGAACCGAAGGATGCAAGTCCAAACAATGCCACCTATCACTTGGGTGAATCTTCAAAGACCATAAACCTGGTCCCAAAACAACTTGTATTCTCAACAGGTTATGATTTAGACTATACAAATCATCGTAATGTAAGTCAACGATTGTTTGACTCTCCAAATAGCAGTCATGGTTTCTCAGTGGTCCAAAAGCAACATACGCTCTCACCATGTTCAAGTTCAAATGGTACACGCAcccacaacggttctccaatgtCAGATCAGCGtagtttatcaccctgtgtgagcactGGAAGCCTGACAAATAGTCTGGCAATAAGTCAGCAGTCATTACTTCTTAATGAGCTCGAATTCAGGAAATTGTTCTTGGTATATAGTTATGTAGGGAGGTTAGTAAATTTCCAGCTTTTAATGTTTGTGCTGTGTGCTTTTATATATGGTGTTACTTGATTTTAGTCAAATTTGTTTGCAGGAAAAAGCTTGAAGATGTGGTTTCTGTTGAAGATGCAATTGagataaagaaaatgaaaacaGTGTCGATGTTTGATTTCGAAGCTAAAATTTGGGCCAATTATGGTTGGAAATTTTGTGAACCATGTGATAGGGCTATGGTATGTTATAGTGTAATATCTCTTCCATGATTTACTTTTGATTAAAATGTCATTTGCGTCGTTGAGGTTAGGCCAGTTTttcgactttcgtccaaaggtttgtttttccgcatctggatccaaaaggtttaaaaagttgccattttcatccgcctcgttaactccatcaattttctccgttaagtcaggggtggtttcgtctttttttgttaacttaaagggcaattcggtctttttcacttatGTACTAGTATACTACCATTTAGTATAAAGCTAAATGTAACCTGGCtaaattggaaaaaaaatataacgaattgcccttcttgttaacaagaaagacgaaaatacccccgaatttaacggagaaaatggatggagttaacgaggctggtgaaaatggcaagatttcaaaccttttggatccagatgtggaaaaacaaacctttggatgaaagtcgcaaaactggccaaacctcagggacgaaaatgacatatTACTCTTTATTTTTTAATACCAGCTTTTAATATTTTTTGTCAATATCAACTGATAATGTAAGATAATTTAATTTCATTTATGTTGCACATTTTTCTGAAAGGCCTTTTTTTGGCCAtgattttatttttcatattgcAGCATCTTGATTGGGATTCTGGAAAGACTCATCTTTATCGTTGCTACGTGAGTGTTGACGGAACTTGCTGGTTCAAGGtttgtataacattttttgttAGCTTAGAATATTAAATCTCTATAGACTATAATACATTGTTGATATCATTATGTGATGCTATTTCTTGGATATAATATTTTAGGGACCGTATCTTGATACAAAAAGGACTCACTTACAACGGGAACTTGGCGATGAAAACGTGTTGATTATCCAATTTGCAGATGATCCAAACATGTCCGATATCCCGTCCAATCATTGTAACTGGTCTGCGGCTTACAACACGATTTCTGGTGGGATTTCAATTGGTTTGCGTCATTATCGTCTTTTTGGTGAGCAAATTACTTCCTTTTTAACGAAGTTTTTCTGGTGTGGTTATTACTTATTAGTAAATCATTTAAGTTTAATCGTGAATTTTGCATTTGATATGTTTTTCAGCGTTTAAAGATGTAGATAAGAAGAATTTTAAAGGCGACAATTCTAAGAAACAACGGCCAAAATGGGCGATGAAATGTTACTTTATTAGAACAGATTCTCATGCACCATGGGCTGAGAAAGACAATTGCATTTTGTTCAGAAAAACTAGCCACGAAGCAAGGTGTCTGTTTATGCATGTGCACATGGTCTCTAGCATGGCCAAATACATCTCTAGGTAAGTATATTGTTATTTATAACATTtatcttttttaaaaaatatttttattaatatcaTCGTGTCAGATACGAGAAGTGTTTGGATGACAAAAACATTTTGTATATCTTGATTCTTATGTTTGGTTGCAGATGTTCACTTGCCCTATCAAATTCAGTAAAGCTCCGTGTTGATCTTGCTTGTGTGCATGTTGAAAGAATCGAAGACATCCCTTGTCGTGTATACTCTTTTTTGCGTTATTTTTTTCTCTATTTTCGTACAATATATATTTCATCTCATGAGTTACCATGGCTTTTAGGATGAAAATGGCTATGTTGTTTGTAATGAAGAAGGGGAACCATTGATTCATACAGACGGGACGGGATTTATATCGGAAGATTTAGCAATTTTGTGTGAAAAAGATTTCATTGAAGCTAAGGGCACAAAGGAAGACAATTATAAAGTAttatttttttagagtaaacttccgttttgctccctgtggtttggtcattttaacggttttgctccaatagtttaaaaatagccattttcctccctgatttttctaacttatcttcATTTTGCTCCCAGCCTCTAACTCCATCAGGGAGGAAACTGGCGACAGACTCGAAAGAatagggagcaaactggcgacaaactcgaaagattagggaggaaaatggctatttttaaactattggagcaaaaccgttaaaatgaccaaaccatagggagcaaaacggaagtttactcttttttcAATTCTAACAATTGCCATATTACACTATATAAACTGGTCTTAACTTATTTATTTCTCAAATTATTACAAGCTTGAAGAGGAGTCAATCAAAGAATCTTGCATTAGAGAACCGGTAAATGTTAACGCTTCATTGTTTACTAGAATCTTTCAGATCATAACCTTGTGTTTCTTTGTATTAGCCTTTGCTTGTCCAATGCCGATTGTTTAAGGAAGGTTGTGCTGTCAAaggaactcttcttgtaaataaaaagGTAAAATGTTGTGATACTTCTTTCTTAAGCTTCTTATAAAGAACGTCTAGTTATATTTCTTTTGTTGAATTTATCGTTAAGCTCAAACCCCGAACAATTCAAGTCAGACCCTCAATGATAAAGGTTGAGAAAGATGCTAGACTTTCAGATTCAACTTCATTCAGCTCGTTGGAGATATGTTCCGTAAGGTATTTTTATTAGACTAATgtatagttgtcaatagcggctatagcAATCGCTATAGCGCAATACGTAGTGAATCGATGTAGTGCCGTTGTTAGAGTTGTAGCGACTGATAGCGAGAATAGCGATaccttgttttttttaatataaatagcaattaaatatagctataaaataactggattttaggtttttgttaaatatacatgtaaaatagcatatatgcCATgctattttgatataatatacatataatctttcaatttttttttctagtgtatcgctatttataaaatagcgccCACGATCtcatcgctatcgctacgtagcgtataggtagcttgtcgctattcgccattaaaAACTATGGACTAATGTCGTATTATAGTACTATAACAATATTGTCTAATATTTTCATTTTTCAGTCGTAAACCGAGGACAGCTAATCTATCAAAGAACTTGATAGCACTTTTAAGCGTAGGAGGCGTTCCCAAAAATTACTTTTTGGAATTACTGGAAAATACGTTGCAAGACGCCCAGAAAGTATCCTCAAGTTTGCGTGCAGCACTTAGAGGTAGGTACTTTTAGCCAAAGTTTCCAAATCGGGCCGAAACGTTTCAAGTCAGATTTACGTGTTGTGCAGTGGGCTTAAACTATGGACAAATAGATAATTCTTCAACTTCAGTAGCAATGATCGGGTCTGGAGTTCCGCTTGAAGAACCTTATCTTCAATACCGTCTGTCGATTTTGGCAAATGAAGAACGGAAAGGGCTTCGTGCTGGAAGGATTCCAGTTAATGAAAGTTATTATTTAATAGGGACTGCTGATCCGACTGGAACCTTGAACAATGATGAAGTTTGTGTTATTCTGTATGTATTAGTTTCTTCTACTTACTAGTTACTACTTAGTGTGAATCTGAATATCTAATGATACTTAtatttttttgagtaaattacaaaaatcatcctttatgtatgtcacttattgcaaactgtgtcctttgtcttcaataattacagaaaacgtactcgatgtttgcaaactcttacaagttatgtcctttagccctaactcagttaatttttgtggttaaatttgaCCAAATGGACTACACATGAgagtatttttgtggttaaacccgaccaaatggaccccacatgagagtaaaatgaccaaaataccctcatgtggggtccctttggtcagatttaaccacaaaaaattaaccgagttagggctaaaggacataacttgcaagagtttgcaaacattgagtacgttttctgtaattattgaagataaaggacacagtttgcaacaagtgacatacataaaggacgatttttgtaatttactctatttttttacCGGTTATGCATGCAGAGAGAATGGTCAAATATCAGGAAAGGTTCTGGTTTATAGGAATCCAGGCCTTGACTTTGGTGACGTACACATTTTAACTGCAAAATATGTTGAGAAAATGGAGGAATTTGTCGGAAATGCTAAATATGGTATTTTCTTCTCGACAAAGGGCAAGCGATCAGTGGGAACCGAAATTGCGAATGGTGATTTTGATGGAGATTTGTATTGGGTTTGTAGAAACCCACAGTTATTACATTACTTCAAAGCGAGTGAACCGTGGAAACGGAAATACTCAACCCCGAGTAAACCGAGCAAGAAACCTGGTGAGCTTTCATATGACGAATTGGAGACTGAGATTTTTTCTCTGCTTTTTGCAACACAAAAACACAGGTATATTTACTCTATTTGAATGTttatttatttgacccgttagagATGAAACAATTCAGGGGTGTGTGAATGGCGGTTCGGTTTGGTTTCACCTTTAATCATATCTGTAAGACTGTAACCGCTAGCTTCGGTTATGGAATTTccttaaccataaccataaccaaactttgGTTCGGTTAAACAGTTATGAGactcggttatggttcggtttcggttaattaATCGATCTAAGTCTGAACTAAAATCAAATTAAATGAACATATTAGACAATTATTGTCTCAGCTACAATTGTTTTTTTATGAATacaaaaaactcaaaaaaaaaaaacatgcataAATTGAGTCAGATTTTACacaataattattatttaaacattttaaaactaattatgtaacataaaaATCTTCCGTATATGCTTTTTTTGTATATAGAGTTTGAATACTTTAAACATGTATATTTTAAATATAGGTATATTTTAAAAGCATGTCTTAATTCCTTTCATAACCATATCCATAACCGACTTATCAGTTAATCAAATAGCATTATCTATAATCGTCGGTTAATATCTGTTATCCGTTAATTTCAGACAACGATTAAGGTTCGCTCACCCCTATGAAACATAACACCGATTAGTAATGTTTACTGTTTCAGTAAGGTAGCTGGTACAGCAGCCGACAGCTGGATGGCCTATATGGATCAATATCTTAGTTTGGGAGAAAATGATGTTGATGAAAAGCGTCGGATCAAAGACAAAATGATGAAGTTAGTTGATTTGTTCTACGATGCGCTAGATGCACCAAAAAGCGGGAAAACGGTACGGcgtattgttttgttttgttttgtttattgttttaCTATCAACATGCATGCAATACTCACATCATTTCTCCTGTGTTTCCGAAACAGGTTGATATTCCTCAAAGTTTATTGTCACGGAAATATCCGCATTTTATGGAGAAGTATGTCAACAAATCATATAATTCTTCTTCTGTTTTAGGAGAAATTTACGATAGAGCAATCGCGTATCAACCTGATAATGCATTGATACGAGGTGAGCCCGTGTCAGTTCTGCATCTATGCTTACTTTATGAGGCATTTTATTTAATCATATTTTTTTGGTGTGTAGAAATCTGGAAATTACAGTGTTTTAATGTGGAGATACCAGACCGCGTTTTAAATTTGTGGAAGAACCGGTACGATTCGTACAAGTACGAAATGTCTACAGCCTTGCAATCTGGAGACGAATCGAAAAACAACTCTGCAAATATCGTGATAACTAATTATAAGAAGGTctcagtattttttttttaatttcaaggattgtcctttatctttatatccattttcaggcgctgtcctttatgttcaaaattgacgagttttgtcctttatgttttcatatcatacacgttttgtcctttaggcctaacccagttagttttttcagttaaatttggtcatgtgcttagggcatttttgtcaattcaaaggtaagttcaacggcagatttacaactcaaagcttctgcaacctttgaattgacaaaaatgtcctcgtgtgcaaagcacatgaccaaatttaactgaaaaaactaactaggttagccctaaaggacaaaacgtgtatgatatgaaaacataaaggacaaaactcgtcaattttgaatataaaggacagcgcctgaaaatgggtataaagataaaggataatccttgaaattcacttaTAATTttgttttgcatgaatcacaacCAACTTGTCTAATTGAAAAACtatttagagtaaacttctgttttgctccctgtggtttggtcactttaacggttttgccccaaacctttaaaaatagccattttactccctgatgttttggttttgttgccagtttgctccctgcggggagcaaaatggaaaaacaaacaatttggatggagttagaggcggggagcaaactggcaaaaaaaccgaaacatcagggagtaaaatggctatttttaaaggtttggagcaaaaccgttaaagtgaccaaaccacaaggagcaaaacagaagtttactcaACTATTTAAGAATTGCTTGTTGAGTCAATGCAGATGTTATATGAGGCTGAGGATTTTGCATCAAGTACTAGGAAAATCGAGGATATTTACAACGATGCCCTTGCGATTTATCATGTAAGTTATGACAATGctatcaagtgtggggatgttagAAAGTGCGGGTTTGCGTGGAAGGTTGCTGGCGAGGCTTTGTGCTCGTTTCATGAATCGAAAACCCCTGGAAGATCGATTTCTTTCAAAACGAATGTATTATCTAAGTTTATTTAGTTCCACGACATGTTTTAGGGATGTGAAGGATTTGTTGTAACATTTGAGTCTTCTTGTAAGCCAATGTCATTGTATCTATAGTAGTGGCGTTCGATGTAATATATACTAACTTCTTTGTACAACCGAATATCTATAGTAGTAGCGTTCGATGTAATATATACCAAAGTGCAGTTTTATAGCCTGTGGGTAGCAGGTGGGATCAACTATACACCCTATTTTGAACCAATCAACGTTACACCTCGTCGTTTCCTGATTGCATCAAAGTTGGTATACTGGAGTCGTGTGTGCTGCAGAAGGTGGAAACTATGAGAAACTCCAGGGTCGTCtccgaaaatcataaaaataattttgtccctgttcgagataaaaaaattgggctcTATTCGCAAATTTTcatataatataaactcatcaatcattcaatcaaatatataaatactaaaaacccataatactacgataattgttatgaaatagatcaaacaaattaacaaaaatagtgTGGCAAAAATGATCAAATTGTCGAACCTACTTGCTAAGCGAACAGCGTGGTTCTTATAACAGACCCTTATTTTTGTTAATTGGGccattttttaaagatttttaaacaGGCCCTTATTTAAAAAACTTTGGGTCTTTAGCAGGCCTTTATTTATACAAATATCCAATTTTTTTAAATCTATTacttatattaaaacaaaacaacttTGGCCACTTGTCATATACTTAAACCTCTATTTTCCACCTGTCAACTAGATATTGCACAACGATATGCTTTGGGCGGCAATCCATCTCTTCGCTTCCCAATATCTCTTTCATTTGTACCGCCTCTCAATTGATTACGATTTGAAACAGATTTCAACTTTCCATATTTTGGTTCGAATCATCTtccaaaatatgtttcaattacCGTGTTTAATTATCTTTCATCTCAATATCCCTAAATCTATAAAACCATTTCACTTCTGGTGTCTCTGTTCATCGATTGTTAGGGCAAAGTATTTGAGAATCATATCTGTTTGTTCACAAGGATTTGTTATTCAAACGATCTGTCAACACTTATTCAAGGTACGATTATCAGTAACTGGTATTCTTATTTTATATTGAACTTCATCTGTTgcgaattttagggtttttttaataGGTCTTTTGATTCAATATTCGATATCGTGTAGATCTGATCTGAATATCATAAGTAACCTTACGTTGTTGATTTTGGATTGATTTGCCCTCAATATTTGATTTTAGCTTTTCTTTATGTTCAAATCAGATCAGATCAGATCTGCAGATTATGGATTGCTTTGCTCTCAATATTttattttaggctttttttattttgaaatcaGATCTACAGATTATTACAGTTTTATTGGCTTATATACTGAATATACTGATATACTGATTTGAATATATATGATTTTTTGAGTCGATTTTGATATTTATCAAATTATGAAGTTGTATAATTTCTTAGGACTTATTTGTTAATATGTTATTCCTCTGTTATTAATTTTATAGGTTTACTTAATGTTGAATTAAGATCTGCAAATTTTTGACTCTAAATTTTTAGGGATTTATATTTTTGTTGTATAATAGTTTAACTTAATCTTTTTTAATCGTCCACCTATATAGATAATGCatttatacaaaaaaaattaCTTTGAAACAATGCTCATATTTGCCTAATGATTTATTGAAACTGTATGTCAATGATCAACATATTTATTGAATCATGTAGGCCTGTATACTTATTATTCATTAAAAAATTGGATTCTAATACAAACATCTTGCATTATGATTGTTTGAAACTGTAACGGATCATGGACCATACTGTTTTGTATGTATACCGTATATATGCAATTACTCATTTATAAGGAAAAGCATGTATATATGCACTTATACATTTATAAATAAATGTAAATTTGTTTTTTATTGTGATGTATTGTAGATCATAAATCATAAATATTATGATGTAGAATAAATGTTTAATTTTTCACAAAAGAATCATCTGACGTGCTAAGTTTATGTAACCTCTTATTGTAGGTTTAATCTATGGCTGACAGTTCATCGAGGTATTACATTTTTATAGTCtctcttttgttttcattttttatttctCATGCTAACCTTTACATGTTACACTTGATTAACATCGTAATCTATAAATCAGTTTCAGACTACCCAGTTTTTGTAGGCACATGAATAAAGCAGACGAATTTATTATGGTAAATGACAAATTATTTCATaactatattttctttttttttctttatatgtatatattaagTACAATTTCTTAATGTTTTATTGTTAATATTTTCTCAGTATAATTATAAATCATTTTTTATTGTTTCAGTGTGTTCCCGATGACGCTGCGTTCACACTTTGGGGTGAATATAAGTGTCCTACGAATGTTGATATAATCACAGAAGATGGCCGAAAATTTAATGTTGGAATAAGCGCCTCTAAGGGAAAGATATTCTTTTTTCAAGGTTGGTCCAAAGTTGTAGACCATTTACGACTAACCATTGGGTGTTTGGTTCTATTTAATCCTATAGATTACGCTACGTTTAAGTTAACTTCTTTCCTTGATGGGGTTAGTCATGGGACTTTTTGGACGTTTCTGCTCCCTCCATCATCTCAATTTTATGTAAGATGACTTATAGCTATATTTTTATAATTGTAGTATGTAGTAATTTAATTATATTAAATTTACTAATTTACTGATTGCTGATTTGGTTATATCATCCCCACAGGTCATTCCAGAATGTA from Helianthus annuus cultivar XRQ/B chromosome 10, HanXRQr2.0-SUNRISE, whole genome shotgun sequence harbors:
- the LOC110917789 gene encoding probable RNA-dependent RNA polymerase 5 isoform X3; protein product: MNNSSSTEVPLQPSVEQLIAKICTDRCIQPPDLMARRLLSKLTEASAIEILNKISSSCNIRTFSGYIVFMVERVNSVDCVLPQKRSPPVSITSGNPQKHGHFISPNSMQHSPGSSSGSNPTTIPDNFPMSPNEGYGSFVSKRMTSLLISEPKDASPNNATYHLGESSKTINLVPKQLVFSTGYDLDYTNHRNVSQRLFDSPNSSHGFSVVQKQHTLSPCSSSNGTRTHNGSPMSDQRSLSPCVSTGSLTNSLAISQQSLLLNELEFRKLFLVYSYVGRKKLEDVVSVEDAIEIKKMKTVSMFDFEAKIWANYGWKFCEPCDRAMHLDWDSGKTHLYRCYVSVDGTCWFKGPYLDTKRTHLQRELGDENVLIIQFADDPNMSDIPSNHCNWSAAYNTISGGISIGLRHYRLFAFKDVDKKNFKGDNSKKQRPKWAMKCYFIRTDSHAPWAEKDNCILFRKTSHEARCLFMHVHMVSSMAKYISRCSLALSNSVKLRVDLACVHVERIEDIPCRDENGYVVCNEEGEPLIHTDGTGFISEDLAILCEKDFIEAKGTKEDNYKLEEESIKESCIREPPLLVQCRLFKEGCAVKGTLLVNKKLKPRTIQVRPSMIKVEKDARLSDSTSFSSLEICSVSRKPRTANLSKNLIALLSVGGVPKNYFLELLENTLQDAQKVSSSLRAALRVGLNYGQIDNSSTSVAMIGSGVPLEEPYLQYRLSILANEERKGLRAGRIPVNESYYLIGTADPTGTLNNDEVCVILENGQISGKVLVYRNPGLDFGDVHILTAKYVEKMEEFVGNAKYGIFFSTKGKRSVGTEIANGDFDGDLYWVCRNPQLLHYFKASEPWKRKYSTPSKPSKKPGELSYDELETEIFSLLFATQKHSKVAGTAADSWMAYMDQYLSLGENDVDEKRRIKDKMMKLVDLFYDALDAPKSGKTVDIPQSLLSRKYPHFMEKYVNKSYNSSSVLGEIYDRAIAYQPDNALIREIWKLQCFNVEIPDRVLNLWKNRYDSYKYEMSTALQSGDESKNNSANIVITNYKKMLYEAEDFASSTRKIEDIYNDALAIYHVSYDNAIKCGDVRKCGFAWKVAGEALCSFHESKTPGRSISFKTNVLSKFI
- the LOC110917789 gene encoding probable RNA-dependent RNA polymerase 5 isoform X2, producing the protein MNNSSSTEVPLQPSVEQLIAKICTDRCIQPPDLMARRLLSKLTEASAIEILNKISSSCNIRTFSGYIVFMVERVNSVDCVLPQKRSPPVSITSGNPQSAEHGHFISPNSMQHSPGSSSGSNPTTIPDNFPMSPNEGYGSFVSKRMTSLLISEPKDASPNNATYHLGESSKTINLVPKQLVFSTGYDLDYTNHRNVSQRLFDSPNSSHGFSVVQKQHTLSPCSSSNGTRTHNGSPMSDQRSLSPCVSTGSLTNSLAISQQSLLLNELEFRKLFLVYSYVGRKKLEDVVSVEDAIEIKKMKTVSMFDFEAKIWANYGWKFCEPCDRAMHLDWDSGKTHLYRCYVSVDGTCWFKGPYLDTKRTHLQRELGDENVLIIQFADDPNMSDIPSNHCNWSAAYNTISGGISIGLRHYRLFAFKDVDKKNFKGDNSKKQRPKWAMKCYFIRTDSHAPWAEKDNCILFRKTSHEARCLFMHVHMVSSMAKYISRCSLALSNSVKLRVDLACVHVERIEDIPCRDENGYVVCNEEGEPLIHTDGTGFISEDLAILCEKDFIEAKGTKEDNYKLEEESIKESCIREPPLLVQCRLFKEGCAVKGTLLVNKKLKPRTIQVRPSMIKVEKDARLSDSTSFSSLEICSVSRKPRTANLSKNLIALLSVGGVPKNYFLELLENTLQDAQKVSSSLRAALRVGLNYGQIDNSSTSVAMIGSGVPLEEPYLQYRLSILANEERKGLRAGRIPVNESYYLIGTADPTGTLNNDEVCVILENGQISGKVLVYRNPGLDFGDVHILTAKYVEKMEEFVGNAKYGIFFSTKGKRSVGTEIANGDFDGDLYWVCRNPQLLHYFKASEPWKRKYSTPSKPSKKPGELSYDELETEIFSLLFATQKHSKVAGTAADSWMAYMDQYLSLGENDVDEKRRIKDKMMKLVDLFYDALDAPKSGKTVDIPQSLLSRKYPHFMEKYVNKSYNSSSVLGEIYDRAIAYQPDNALIREIWKLQCFNVEIPDRVLNLWKNRCYMRLRILHQVLGKSRIFTTMPLRFIM